From Trichoderma atroviride chromosome 1, complete sequence, one genomic window encodes:
- a CDS encoding uncharacterized protein (TransMembrane:1 (o58-77i)): MRKGRKNQVLGGKATLGSNPWLGRGLLRPYSIIQSLLTRTSLSNAHCMSALFAPGIQWQGIVALSSILVFLSLVFHLRLKGCIYQPSTYTTWRILRAFPPSKPKAKEQKEKKNKKQDEQGRDPPCKRQNVQLPDYLMASN, encoded by the coding sequence atgagaaaaggaaggaAGAACCAGGTTCTTGGCGGTAAAGCAACTCTCGGAAGTAACCCTTGGCTCGGCCGAGGGCTTCTACGGCCTTATTCCATTATCCAGAGTCTCTTAACCCGTACGTCGTTGAGCAATGCGCACTGCATGTCGGCCCTATTTGCGCCAGGGATTCAATGGCAAGGAATAGTGGCTCTCTCATcaatcctcgtcttcttgtccCTGGTCTTTCATCTCCGCCTAAAGGGCTGCATATACCAACCATCAACTTATACCACATGGAGAATATTGCGGGCTTTCCCCCCCTCCAAGCCCAAAGCAAaggagcaaaaagaaaagaaaaacaagaaacaagacGAGCAAGGGAGGGACCCCCCTTGCAAACGGCAAAACGTTCAATTGCCGGATTATCTCATGGCATCAAACTAG
- a CDS encoding uncharacterized protein (BUSCO:EOG092D29G7~TransMembrane:1 (o363-385i)) gives MPSAYADHGSMADIARDKALQHGAAVGATASAAPRRKEAASPKGDELSAHRAKTRSWDYIWRSGVAGGLAGCAAKTTVAPLDRVKILFQTSNPQFAKYTGSSFGVATAMKDIYLQEGGRGLFRGHSATLLRIFPYAGIKFLAYEQIRNIFIPDKHHETPFRRLISGSLAGVTSVFFTYPLEVVRVRLAFETRRDGRSSLTSICRQIYNEHPIEKARTAKLPNSPSIATAVDSAAAAVESVAPRVGLVNFYRGFAPTMLGMLPYAGVSFLTHDTMTDLLRHHSIAEHTTLPKKANHPEGKPAALRSWAELTAGGVAGMISQTSSYPLEVVRRRMQVGGAVGDGRRLRVGETAAMILKERGIRGFFVGLTIGYVKVVPLAAVSFYTYERMKLILGI, from the exons ATGCCGTCCGCCTATGCGGATCATGGCTCCATGGCCGACATAGCACGCGACAAAGCTCTGCAGCATGGCGCGGCCGTGGGCGCGACGGCGTCTGCGGCTCccaggagaaaagaagctgcttctccgAAAGGCGACGAACTCTCGGCACATCGCGCAAAGACTCGTTCGTGGGATTATATCTGGAGGTCCGGTGTCGCCGGTGGCCTCGCAGGATGCGCC GCAAAAACGACAGTGGCGCCCCTTGATCGTGTCAAGATCCTCTTCCAAACCAGCAACCCCCAGTTCGCAAAATATACGGGCTCCTCTTTTGGAGTCGCTACCGCAATGAAAGACATATATCTCCAAGAGGGCGGCCGAGGGCTTTTCAGAGGCCACTCAGCGACCCTACTTAGAATTTTCCCCTATGCCGGCATCAAATTCCTTGCTTACGAGCAGATTCGCAACATCTTTATCCCCGACAAACACCACGAGACGCCATTCCGACGGCTGATCAGCGGCAGCCTCGCGGGCGTAACATCTGTTTTCTTCACATATCCTCTAGAGGTTGTTCGAGTTCGCCTCGCCTTTGAGACTAGACGGGATGGCCGCTCATCATTGACATCAATATGTCGCCAAATCTACAACGAACACCCTATTGAGAAAGCTCGAACCGCAAAACTACCAAACTCGCCTTCAATTGCGACAGCTGTAGactctgccgccgctgccgtcgAATCTGTCGCGCCGCGAGTCGGTTTAGTCAACTTTTACCGCGGTTTCGCCCCCACCATGCTGGGCATGCTGCCATATGCTGGCGTGTCTTTCCTCACTCATGACACCATGACAGACCTACTACGCCATCATTCCATCGCCGAGCATACAACTCTGCCGAAGAAGGCGAACCACCCTGAAGGGAAGCCTGCCGCGCTTCGATCTTGGGCCGAACTTACTGCCGGAGGCGTGGCCGGAATGATCTCACAGACAAGCTCATATCCCCTCGAAGTAGTCCGGCGGCGCATGCAAGTTGGCGGTGCTGTTGGTGATGGTCGAAGACTGCGAGTTGGAGAGACAGCAGCCATGATCCTGAAAGAGCGAGGAATCCggggcttcttcgtcggcctCACAATCGGATACGTCAAGGTCGTGCCTCTGGCAGCGGTGAGCTTTTACACTTATGAACGCATGAAGCTTATTCTTggtatataa
- a CDS encoding uncharacterized protein (EggNog:ENOG41~SECRETED:SignalP(1-21)), whose protein sequence is MTERLTLVAPLLLILLPALQLLQWMPSGPPPRAEYLHGSIRHLRQTFIDRAPQFRLMVFDPPWPNRSARRKKAGSYNTASNLSEIQKLLSSIPVASHLASDGLVAMWITNKSSVLDLVTSSKGLFASWGLELVTQWTWLKITSLGEPLFDIESTWRKPWETLLIAKRISAKAPETLKPRVILAVPDVHSRKPNLRRLFEEYLGQDYTALEVFARNLTSGWWSWGDQVLQFQAPEHWVDVEISTTIV, encoded by the coding sequence ATGACAGAAAGATTGACACTGGTGGCACCACTTCTGCTGATACTGCTACCAGCACTGCAACTTCTGCAATGGATGCCATCAGGACCCCCCCCTAGGGCTGAGTACTTGCACGGATCTATCCGTCATCTGCGGCAGACATTCATTGATCGAGCGCCGCAATTCCGTCTCATGGTCTTCGATCCCCCGTGGCCAAATCGATCAGCCcggaggaagaaggcgggcAGTTACAACACTGCCTCGAACCTCTCAGAAATACAAAAACTCCTCTCTAGCATACCCGTGGCCTCTCATCTTGCTTCTGATGGCTTGGTGGCCATGTGGATCACTAACAAATCCAGCGTTCTTGACCTAGTAACCTCATCCAAAGGACTCTTTGCATCCTGGGGCCTCGAACTGGTAACGCAGTGGACGTGGCTCAAAATCACCTCATTAGGCGAGCCTCTGTTTGATATAGAGTCTACGTGGCGAAAACCATGGGAGACGCTGCTGATTGCAAAACGCATCAGCGCCAAGGCACCGGAGACTCTCAAGCCTCGAGTCATCCTGGCAGTTCCAGACGTACATTCACGGAAGCCAAATCTTCGGCGACTGTTTGAAGAATACCTTGGTCAAGATTACACAGCTTTGGAGGTATTTGCCCGCAACCTCACCTCTGGCTGGTGGAGCTGGGGAGACCAAGTCCTGCAGTTTCAGGCACCAGAGCATTGGGTCGATGTTGAGATTTCAACGACGATTGTATGA
- a CDS encoding mitochondrial 54S ribosomal protein uL23m (BUSCO:EOG092D3V1W): MAEAVKAAARQLPAFKLGQKQVYLPNHVITMLRKEHLPPNEACFKVPLRFTKFDLRDYLWNLYNVEVTKVRAYVKQQPLTQRSTSSRSWYRPQPQKVMTVELAKPFQWPDVPTDLEPWSNDLWKMREDTIEKRNEEQLVRQKMQIPLKSKEPVSKDREELGKLAKQMLSGEVKWSNDVALDPRWDQILEKEKARKPAETTAS, from the exons atggccgaagCAGTCAAGGCGGCTGCGCGCCAATTGCCCGCGTTCAAGCTGGGTCAGAAGCAAGTTTACCT ACCCAATCATGTCATCACGATGCTCCGAAAAGAGCACCTCCCGCCCAACGAGGCCTGCTTCAAAGTCCCTCTGCGATTCACAAAATTCGATCTGCGAGACTATCTATGGAACCTGTACAACGTCGAGGTCACCAAAGTGCGAGCCTACgtcaagcagcagcccctCACTCAGCGCAGCACCAGCTCTCGCTCCTGGTACCGACCGCAGCCCCAGAAGGTCATGACCGTCGAGCTGGCGAAGCCTTTCCAGTGGCCGGACGTCCCTACGGATCTGGAGCCCTGGAGCAATGACCTGTGGAAGATGCGCGAGGACACGATTGAGAAGAGGAACGAGGAGCAGCTCGTGCGACAGAAGATGCAGATTCCACTCAAGAGCAAGGAACCTGTATCAAAAGACCGAGAAGAATTGGGCAAGCTGGCTAAGCAGATGTTGTCTGGAGAAGTCAAGTGGTCAAACGATGTGGCGCTGGATCCTCGGTGGGATCAGATTctggagaaagagaaggctAGGAAACCAGCCGAGACAACAGCATCATGa
- a CDS encoding uncharacterized protein (EggNog:ENOG41) gives MAAQDVEHDIVLYDLACTKNVCFSPVVWRIRMMLNYKQIPYKTVFLEMPDIEPTLKELGLPPHDPATGNTKDYTVPAIYHVPTNKYVMDSPAVAKFIESTYPDPPVQLDSELGTQIMLKLRAEVGPTVQKSIMPREALIFSPRAEAYFRRAREARVGCPLVELLEGEDEAWEALEGNSKAIGALMRTNKANGPFILGARPSLMDFFVAGSIQTAKVIDEGVFQRILKLPGYLEIYEACQPFMQKKD, from the exons ATGGCAGCACAAGACGTCGAGCATGACATTGTGTTGTACGACTTGGCTTGCACCAAGAATGTCTGCTTCTCGCCTGTCGTATGGCGCATCCGCATGATGCTCAACTACAAGCAAATTCCGTACAAGACCGTCTTCCTCGAGATGCCAGACATCGAGCCTACACTGAAAGAGCT AGGTTTGCCCCCTCACGATCCTGCTACAGGAAATACAAAGGACTACACGGTCCCCGCCATCTACCATGTACCGACAAACAAATATGTCATGGATTCACCTGCCGTCGCCAAGTTCATTGAGTCGACCTATCCTGATCCGCCTGTGCAGCTCGACTCAGAGCTAGGCACCCAGATCATGCTCAAATTACGCGCAGAAGTTGGCCCAACTGTCCAAAAATCAATAATGCCGCGCGAGGCTctcatcttttctcctcGCGCAGAAGCGTACTTTCGACGCGCTCGTGAGGCTCGGGTTGGCTGTCCACTGGTAGAGCTGCTcgagggcgaagatgaggcATGGGAGGCGTTGGAAGGCAATTCAAAGGCTATTGGCGCTTTGATGCGCACAAATAAGGCTAATGGGCCGTTTATTCTCGGTGCCCGGCCGAGCTTGATGGACTTTTTCGTTGCAGGATCTATCCAGACCGCCAAGGTGATTGATGAAGGCGTGTTCCAGAGGATTTTGAAGCTGCCTGGGTATTTGGAGATTTACGAGGCATGTCAGCCTTTTATGCAGAAGAAGGATTGA